In a single window of the Acetivibrio clariflavus DSM 19732 genome:
- a CDS encoding 2Fe-2S ferredoxin: MKKPKYHVFVCTSSRINGTQKGYCFSKDAVSITQSFIEEIEANDLSDDVMVTNTGCFGICSSGPIVVVYPEGVWYKEVTPDDVPEIVESHFINGKKVERLEI, translated from the coding sequence ATGAAAAAGCCGAAATATCATGTTTTTGTCTGTACCAGTTCAAGAATTAACGGCACGCAGAAGGGATACTGCTTTTCGAAGGATGCTGTTTCAATTACTCAGAGTTTTATAGAAGAGATTGAAGCAAATGATCTATCCGACGATGTTATGGTTACAAATACGGGCTGTTTCGGTATTTGCAGTTCCGGACCCATTGTGGTGGTGTATCCGGAGGGGGTGTGGTATAAGGAAGTAACCCCCGATGATGTACCGGAAATAGTGGAGTCGCATTTTATAAACGGCAAAAAGGTTGAAAGGCTCGAAATATAG
- a CDS encoding citramalate synthase produces the protein MAIPLGKNNAVTVVDRTLSELLSKKYAGKRLETVYFCRILKEIGVDLIEIDTKFLESIPKLPCGVAFLLRINSKEDVMRAFKSNVKYCIFPEKTLQDAETVRKAKNFGIKTTVEVKAEKLSDIDRVKNLSNLDLVDEVRLAGLDSIFDPLWVNKVKKLSKTLNKAINICPQDTYYSATALALEAIMSGINSITVSFLGYGKSTGLAALEEVVTATKVILNTEMKLDLSKLPEAAQYFTLISGIKIPENKPVVGKRIFEYQAGIHADGIEKDPETYEPFDPSMVGLKRELTIGKHSGKRALQRKLEELGIICKLEEAARILNYVREKSIQCKRDLLDEEILDIYKSLQFIR, from the coding sequence ATGGCAATACCTTTGGGAAAAAACAATGCAGTAACTGTTGTTGACAGAACCCTTTCGGAATTACTATCGAAAAAATATGCCGGGAAGAGGCTTGAGACCGTTTATTTCTGCCGGATTTTAAAGGAAATCGGTGTTGACTTGATTGAGATCGATACAAAGTTTTTGGAATCAATTCCAAAGCTTCCGTGCGGTGTTGCCTTTTTGCTGAGAATCAATTCGAAAGAGGATGTAATGAGAGCATTTAAAAGCAATGTTAAGTACTGTATTTTCCCTGAAAAAACATTGCAGGATGCTGAGACCGTTAGAAAAGCTAAAAATTTCGGAATAAAAACAACTGTTGAGGTGAAGGCGGAAAAATTGAGCGATATTGACAGGGTGAAAAATCTCAGCAATTTGGATTTGGTTGATGAAGTAAGGTTGGCAGGTCTTGATTCAATTTTTGACCCGCTGTGGGTTAATAAGGTTAAAAAACTATCTAAAACCTTAAATAAAGCCATTAACATATGCCCGCAGGATACGTATTACAGTGCTACGGCCTTAGCTTTGGAGGCAATCATGAGCGGAATAAATTCCATTACGGTGTCTTTTTTGGGATATGGTAAAAGTACCGGTTTGGCCGCATTGGAGGAAGTAGTAACTGCAACAAAGGTAATTTTGAATACAGAAATGAAATTGGATTTAAGTAAACTTCCTGAAGCGGCACAATACTTTACATTAATTTCGGGGATTAAGATACCGGAAAATAAGCCGGTCGTAGGCAAGAGAATATTTGAGTATCAGGCCGGCATACATGCCGACGGAATAGAAAAAGACCCGGAAACTTATGAACCCTTTGACCCGTCCATGGTAGGACTGAAGAGGGAACTTACCATCGGCAAACATTCGGGGAAAAGAGCATTACAAAGAAAGCTTGAGGAACTGGGCATAATCTGTAAACTTGAAGAAGCGGCTAGAATTTTAAATTATGTCAGGGAAAAGAGTATTCAGTGTAAGAGAGATTTGTTGGATGAGGAGATTCTGGATATATACAAAAGTTTACAATTCATCCGGTAG
- a CDS encoding homocitrate synthase: MKVKIVDTTLRDGEQRPGIALRASEKIDIAKMLSNLGIYQIEAGIPAMGGEEKKYVAKLMELGLKSRISAWNRMNIKDIKDSMDCMPHIIHISIPSSDIQIRKKLQKDRIWVEENMKRCIALAKDKGYEVTVGLEDASRAEPEFLAKIIGIASAMGVKRVRYADTVGILYRQDIYERIRKIKRQFKRIDLEIHTHNDLGMAVSNSIAAVKAGATYVDCTIGGIGERAGNCDYIKFITAAKAFCGLMNEIDLKKTLKVQNNILGMIRPAAS; the protein is encoded by the coding sequence ATGAAAGTAAAAATTGTGGATACAACTTTGAGGGACGGAGAGCAAAGACCCGGAATAGCCCTTAGGGCATCGGAAAAGATTGATATTGCAAAGATGTTAAGCAATCTTGGAATATACCAGATTGAAGCCGGTATTCCTGCTATGGGCGGAGAGGAAAAGAAGTATGTGGCAAAATTGATGGAACTGGGTTTAAAAAGTAGAATTTCTGCCTGGAACAGGATGAATATAAAGGATATCAAAGATTCAATGGATTGCATGCCCCACATAATACACATTTCCATTCCGTCATCGGATATACAGATAAGGAAGAAACTGCAAAAGGACAGAATTTGGGTGGAAGAAAATATGAAAAGGTGCATAGCCCTTGCAAAAGACAAGGGCTATGAAGTAACTGTAGGTCTGGAAGATGCCTCAAGGGCCGAACCGGAGTTTCTTGCGAAAATTATCGGTATTGCGAGCGCTATGGGCGTGAAGAGGGTAAGATATGCCGATACCGTTGGTATACTTTACCGGCAAGATATATATGAACGAATAAGGAAAATAAAGAGACAGTTTAAGCGTATTGATTTGGAAATTCATACTCACAATGACCTTGGAATGGCTGTTTCAAACTCAATAGCGGCTGTTAAAGCAGGGGCAACCTATGTGGACTGCACAATAGGGGGAATTGGTGAAAGAGCGGGAAACTGTGACTATATTAAATTTATAACTGCTGCTAAAGCTTTTTGCGGACTTATGAACGAAATAGACTTGAAAAAAACATTGAAAGTGCAAAATAATATTTTGGGGATGATAAGGCCGGCAGCGTCATAA
- a CDS encoding NAD(+) synthase, which translates to MEYGFVRVGAAVPKMKVANCEYNCSRIVDLIKRADKEKVKFLVFPELCITSYSCGDLFHQDILLKEALRQLENVLKDTKDTDLIAILGMPVSLNNQLFNCSVVIQSGKILGVVPKTFIPNYSEFYEERWFSSGNKALVDTINICGQSVPFGIDLLFEDSQNSDLCFGIEICEDLWVPIPPSSYQCMNGATLIFNPSASNEIIGKYEYRKELVRQQSARCICGYVYTSSNVNESTTDVVFGGHAMVAEYGSLLCESERFLDDDQLIYSEIDLQKLINDRRKNTSFMEGVVDKKYRRIFFNQKESECMELTRYVPAYPFVPSNSANRDLRCKEIFSIQTSALAKRIKHTGLKYSVIGISGGLDSTLALLVTAKTYELLGISPENIIAVTMPGFGTTDTTYTNAMDLMKAMKVSIREINIKDACLQHFKDIGHDVNIHDVTYENVQARERTQILMDLANKLGGLVIGTGDLSELALGWCTYNGDHMSMYSVNCSIPKTLVKHLVRWVAENMVDKNVRDILFRILDTPISPELLPPSAEGEIKQKTEDIVGPYELHDFFMYHMIRYGAPPKKISFLAQKAFEGKYSKDEINKWLKVFIKRFFSQQFKRSCLPDGPKVGTISLSPRGDWRMPSDADSKEWLEEVE; encoded by the coding sequence ATGGAATACGGTTTCGTAAGAGTGGGAGCTGCAGTTCCTAAAATGAAGGTAGCCAACTGCGAATACAATTGTTCCAGGATTGTTGATTTAATTAAAAGAGCAGATAAGGAAAAGGTAAAGTTTTTGGTATTTCCGGAACTTTGCATAACATCTTACAGCTGCGGTGATTTGTTTCATCAGGACATACTTTTGAAAGAAGCTTTAAGACAGCTGGAAAATGTACTGAAGGATACTAAAGATACCGATTTGATTGCAATTCTTGGGATGCCCGTAAGTTTGAACAATCAATTGTTCAACTGTTCTGTTGTAATTCAGTCGGGCAAAATTTTAGGAGTTGTACCCAAAACTTTTATACCCAACTACAGTGAATTTTATGAAGAGAGATGGTTTTCTTCGGGAAATAAGGCTTTGGTTGATACTATAAACATTTGCGGACAAAGTGTGCCTTTTGGTATTGATCTTTTGTTTGAAGACAGTCAAAACAGTGATTTGTGTTTCGGCATAGAGATATGTGAGGATTTGTGGGTGCCCATACCTCCAAGTTCCTATCAGTGTATGAACGGTGCCACTCTGATTTTTAATCCTTCTGCAAGTAACGAGATAATAGGCAAGTATGAGTATAGAAAAGAGCTTGTAAGGCAGCAGTCGGCACGGTGTATTTGCGGTTATGTGTATACTTCCTCCAATGTAAACGAGTCCACCACCGATGTTGTTTTCGGAGGACATGCCATGGTTGCTGAGTACGGCTCACTTCTTTGTGAGTCGGAAAGATTTTTGGACGATGATCAGCTTATTTATTCCGAAATTGACCTTCAAAAGCTGATAAACGACAGAAGGAAGAACACCAGCTTTATGGAGGGTGTCGTTGATAAAAAATACAGAAGAATTTTCTTTAATCAAAAAGAAAGTGAGTGCATGGAACTGACAAGATATGTTCCTGCCTATCCCTTTGTGCCTTCCAATTCCGCAAACAGGGATTTAAGATGTAAAGAAATATTCTCCATTCAGACCAGCGCCCTGGCAAAAAGGATAAAGCACACAGGGTTAAAGTATTCGGTTATCGGTATTTCAGGCGGATTGGATTCCACACTGGCATTGCTTGTAACTGCAAAAACCTATGAACTTTTGGGAATTTCGCCGGAGAATATTATAGCTGTTACAATGCCGGGATTCGGGACTACCGACACTACCTACACCAATGCCATGGATCTCATGAAGGCAATGAAGGTAAGTATTAGGGAAATCAATATAAAAGACGCATGTCTTCAGCATTTTAAAGATATCGGTCACGATGTCAATATCCATGATGTTACCTATGAGAATGTTCAGGCAAGAGAGCGTACCCAGATTCTTATGGACCTTGCCAACAAACTCGGCGGCCTGGTTATAGGTACCGGTGATCTTTCGGAACTAGCATTGGGTTGGTGCACCTATAACGGAGACCATATGTCCATGTATTCGGTAAACTGCAGTATTCCAAAGACACTGGTAAAACACCTTGTCAGATGGGTCGCTGAAAATATGGTGGACAAGAATGTAAGGGATATATTGTTTAGAATACTGGATACTCCCATTTCACCGGAGTTGCTTCCGCCCAGCGCTGAAGGTGAAATTAAGCAAAAAACCGAAGATATTGTCGGTCCCTATGAACTGCATGATTTCTTTATGTATCATATGATAAGATATGGTGCGCCGCCAAAGAAGATTTCCTTCCTTGCTCAGAAAGCTTTTGAAGGCAAGTATTCGAAAGATGAGATCAATAAATGGCTCAAGGTTTTTATAAAGAGATTTTTCTCGCAGCAGTTTAAGAGGTCCTGCCTCCCGGACGGACCTAAAGTCGGAACCATAAGCCTGTCCCCAAGGGGCGACTGGCGTATGCCCAGTGATGCAGATTCTAAAGAGTGGCTTGAGGAAGTTGAATAA
- a CDS encoding IS256 family transposase, translating into MSTLTKEQIKQLVRENNFQSVSDINEYLKDIFKDIIQELLEAELEAKLGYAKDDVENKKTDNSRNGYTPKKIKSEFGEIDIQVPRDRKGEFQPKIIPKYQRNVSGIEEKVIALYARGMSTRDISQQIEELYGFSLSAEMVSKITDRIAPEIKEWQQRPLEPIYSFVFMDAIHYKVKDDGRIINRAAYVVLGVTIDGYKDILGIWIGDNESSKFWLGVLNDLKNRGVQDVLIFCVDGLTGLKEAINAAYPKSEVQRCIIHQLRNSFKYVPYKDLKAFSNDFKEVYHAINEEIALEKLYELKEKWGKEYPFAIRSWENNWDVISPFFKFPEEIRKIIYTTNIIEGLHRQFRKVTKTKTIFPTDSSLEKILYLASMNVVKKWTQRYKNWDRVLSQLVIQYPGRLEEYI; encoded by the coding sequence ATGTCAACGTTAACAAAAGAACAAATCAAACAATTAGTTCGGGAAAATAATTTCCAAAGTGTATCTGATATTAATGAATATCTTAAAGACATTTTTAAAGATATAATACAAGAACTTTTAGAAGCAGAACTTGAAGCAAAATTAGGATATGCTAAAGATGATGTAGAAAATAAAAAAACTGATAATAGTCGTAACGGTTATACGCCTAAAAAAATAAAAAGTGAGTTTGGAGAAATTGATATACAAGTACCAAGAGATCGTAAAGGCGAATTTCAACCTAAAATTATTCCTAAATATCAACGTAATGTTTCTGGAATTGAAGAAAAAGTTATAGCTTTATATGCAAGAGGAATGTCTACAAGGGATATCAGTCAACAAATTGAAGAACTTTATGGTTTTAGCCTATCAGCAGAGATGGTTAGTAAGATTACTGATAGAATTGCTCCAGAGATTAAGGAATGGCAACAAAGACCTCTTGAACCTATATACTCTTTTGTTTTTATGGATGCAATACACTATAAAGTTAAGGACGACGGAAGAATAATAAACAGGGCAGCTTATGTTGTTCTAGGTGTTACTATTGATGGATATAAGGATATTTTAGGGATCTGGATTGGTGACAATGAATCCTCAAAGTTTTGGCTTGGTGTACTGAATGACCTTAAAAATAGAGGAGTACAGGATGTTTTAATTTTTTGTGTTGATGGACTTACCGGACTTAAGGAAGCCATAAATGCTGCATATCCAAAATCTGAAGTGCAGCGTTGCATAATACATCAGCTGAGAAATTCTTTTAAGTATGTGCCATACAAAGACCTAAAAGCATTTAGTAATGATTTCAAAGAAGTATATCATGCTATTAATGAAGAAATAGCATTAGAAAAACTTTATGAACTTAAAGAAAAGTGGGGAAAGGAATATCCTTTTGCAATACGTAGTTGGGAAAATAACTGGGATGTTATAAGTCCATTTTTCAAATTTCCAGAAGAAATACGAAAAATAATTTATACTACAAATATAATTGAAGGACTACATCGTCAGTTTCGTAAGGTCACAAAAACAAAAACAATATTTCCAACAGACAGTTCACTAGAAAAGATTTTATATTTAGCATCAATGAATGTAGTAAAAAAATGGACACAACGTTACAAAAACTGGGATAGAGTACTTAGCCAATTGGTAATCCAATATCCAGGTAGGCTGGAAGAGTATATTTAA
- the istB gene encoding IS21-like element helper ATPase IstB — protein sequence MLSHEIADCCKALKISQNMVENSQKVTADSHQEYLLKLLKLEIEHREKTRQNRLIKNAGFYTMKSLEVFKFDEVTVPASINIDYLRKCEFIKDKSNLVFYGNVGTGKTHLATAIGIEACKLGKSVKFFRTAALVNKLSEAKKAKELSGFIKQIMKNDLLIFDEWGYIPLDRDGSQLLFEIISECYERKSIIITTNIEFSRWTNVLYDEQMTGALIDRLLHHCHLLIFNGESERMKNSLIRQG from the coding sequence ATGCTAAGTCATGAAATAGCAGATTGCTGTAAAGCATTAAAAATTAGTCAAAACATGGTGGAAAACAGCCAAAAAGTAACTGCGGACAGTCATCAGGAATACTTACTCAAGTTATTGAAACTTGAGATAGAACACCGAGAAAAGACCAGACAAAATAGGCTAATAAAGAATGCAGGATTTTATACAATGAAATCCTTGGAAGTATTTAAATTTGACGAAGTAACTGTTCCTGCGAGCATAAATATTGATTATCTGAGAAAATGTGAATTTATAAAAGATAAGAGTAATCTAGTATTTTATGGAAATGTGGGAACTGGAAAAACTCATTTAGCGACAGCTATAGGTATAGAAGCATGTAAGTTAGGTAAATCAGTAAAGTTTTTCAGGACAGCTGCTTTAGTAAACAAGCTTTCAGAGGCAAAGAAAGCCAAAGAACTCTCTGGTTTTATCAAGCAAATTATGAAAAATGATCTTTTGATATTTGATGAATGGGGGTATATTCCTCTAGACAGAGATGGTTCACAGCTTTTATTTGAGATAATATCTGAATGCTATGAGAGAAAGAGCATAATCATCACAACCAACATAGAATTTTCAAGATGGACTAATGTACTCTATGATGAACAAATGACAGGAGCACTCATAGACAGGCTGCTACATCATTGTCACTTGCTAATTTTTAATGGTGAGAGTGAGAGAATGAAAAACTCATTAATCAGACAAGGTTAA